A window of the Lactuca sativa cultivar Salinas chromosome 7, Lsat_Salinas_v11, whole genome shotgun sequence genome harbors these coding sequences:
- the LOC128127203 gene encoding uncharacterized mitochondrial protein AtMg00240-like gives MDPKYKLSDFEGDLLPAEFQYRRLIGRLLYLAITRPDITYALHKLSQFLNKPKTHHLHVAAHLLRFIKSNPGQGLFFSTNSSLQLRVFGDADWAGCKATRRSVTSFCVFIGESLISRKV, from the coding sequence ATGGATCCGAAGTACAAGCTATCTGATTTTGAAGGTGATCTCTTACCAGCTGAATTTCAATATAGAAGACTCATTGGTCGTCTCTTATACTTGGCAATAACCAGACCCGATATTACTTATGCATTACACAAATTAAGCCAATTTCTAAATAAGCCTAAAACACATCATTTACATGTTGCAGCTCATCTTCTTCGATTTATAAAGTCAAATCCAGGTCAAGGCTTATTTTTTTCTACAAACAGCTCATTACAATTGAGAGTTTTCGGTGATGCTGATTGGGCAGGGTGCAAAGCAACAAGAAGATCAGTTACTAGTTTTTGTGTCTTTATCGGAGAATCACTCATTTCTAGGAAAGTCTAA